The DNA sequence CGAACCGCGCGAACAGTTCCTCCGCGTACCAGCCCTCGGTGGGGGTACGGGTGATCGCGGCGCGGTGCTCGGGGGAACGGTACGCGAACGCGACCAGGTCCGCCGGGTCACGCCACACGCTCACCGTGCCCTGCCAGCCCAGCGGCGCCTCGCCGACGCCGAACCGGGCGAGCAGCCCGGGTGCGGCGTGCAGCTCGGCGGCGACCGGCGGGATGGCCCGCCAGAACGTGGCCGCCCGACGGGCCCGCAGCCGGGCCCGGGTCAGCGCCAGCACCGGCCCGGTGGCCCGCCCGCCGGCCGGCGTGCCGAACGGCTCCCGCCCGGACCACCGGCCCCGGCTGGTCAGCGGGCGCAGGTCCACCCGGACGGCGGCGTCGGCGATCCGGGCCCAGGAACGGGCGACCGGGGCGGCGTCGAAGCGGGTCGCGTCGGCCGGGGAGTCCCAGACCACCAGCGCGGCCCACCGGGTCAGGTCGGCGTCGCCCGGCCCGAAGCCGGTGCCGGTCCCGGTGCCGAGCAGCTTGGCGAAGCGGACGCCGGGCAGCCGGCGCAGCCGCGTCGGGTGGGTGGCCATCCGGGCCAGCGCCCCGGGCACCGCCCGCCGGGGGACGCGCCACACGTGCAGCGTGACCAGGGCTGGGTTCACGCCACCCCGGCCGGGTCGCCGCCGGTGATCCGCAGCAGTTCCGCGTACGTGGTGGGGAACACCGCCTGCGGCACGCCGCCGGCCGCCCACAGCTCGGGGTACCCCTCGAGGGCGGTGTCGACCAGGGTGCGCAGCGGCCCGGGGTGGCCGACCGGGGCGACCCCGCCGATCACCTGGCCGGTGTGCCGCTTGACGAAGTCGGGGGTGGCCCGGCGCAGGTGGGTCACGCCCAGCGTGGCGGCCAGCCCGGCGGTGTCCACCCGGTGCGCGCCGGAGGTGAGCACCAGCAGCGGCCTGCCGTCCGCGTCGAAGACCAGCGAGTTGGCGATGGCGCCGACGTCGACGCCGAGCGCCGAGGCCGCCGCGGCGGCGGTGTGCACCGCCGCGGGCAGCAGCCGGACGGCGCTGGCGTGGCCGGACCCGTCCCGCGCCCCCGCCTCGTCGAGCGCCCGCTGCACCGCCTGCACGTTCGGATGTGGCTGTGACTGCATGCCCTGCATTCTCCCCCCACCCGGTCCCCGACCGGACCCGGGTACGTTGATC is a window from the Micromonospora sp. DSM 45708 genome containing:
- a CDS encoding monooxygenase yields the protein MNPALVTLHVWRVPRRAVPGALARMATHPTRLRRLPGVRFAKLLGTGTGTGFGPGDADLTRWAALVVWDSPADATRFDAAPVARSWARIADAAVRVDLRPLTSRGRWSGREPFGTPAGGRATGPVLALTRARLRARRAATFWRAIPPVAAELHAAPGLLARFGVGEAPLGWQGTVSVWRDPADLVAFAYRSPEHRAAITRTPTEGWYAEELFARFAVGDVVGDRTVLGWVAAEGGPDSARGNA
- a CDS encoding YbaK/EbsC family protein, whose amino-acid sequence is MQSQPHPNVQAVQRALDEAGARDGSGHASAVRLLPAAVHTAAAAASALGVDVGAIANSLVFDADGRPLLVLTSGAHRVDTAGLAATLGVTHLRRATPDFVKRHTGQVIGGVAPVGHPGPLRTLVDTALEGYPELWAAGGVPQAVFPTTYAELLRITGGDPAGVA